One Delphinus delphis chromosome 3, mDelDel1.2, whole genome shotgun sequence genomic region harbors:
- the SMIM32 gene encoding small integral membrane protein 32 has translation MYGDVFNATGGPEAAVGGALALATTVKAEGALPLELATARGMRDGAAAKPDLPTYLLLFFLLLLSVALVVLFIGCQLRHSAFAALPHDRSLRDARAPWKMRPV, from the coding sequence ATGTACGGCGACGTGTTCAACGCCACGGGCGGCCCCGAAGCGGCGGTAGGCGGCGCGCTGGCCCTGGCAACCACGGTCAAGGCGGAGGGCGCTTTGCCGCTGGAGCTAGCTACCGCGCGCGGGATGCGGGACGGCGCGGCCGCCAAGCCCGACCTGCCTACCTACCTGCTGCTCTTTTTCCTGCTGCTGCTCTCCGTGGCGCTCGTCGTCCTCTTCATCGGCTGCCAGCTGCGCCACTCGGCCTTCGCCGCGCTGCCCCACGACCGCTCGCTGCGGGACGCCCGCGCGCCCTGGAAGATGCGGCCGGTGTAG